Proteins from a genomic interval of Oryctolagus cuniculus chromosome 8, mOryCun1.1, whole genome shotgun sequence:
- the LOC138843392 gene encoding UDP-glucuronosyltransferase 2B13-like codes for MGEEALHFTRMPVKCISVLLLLLQLSCCFSSGSCGKVLVWPMEFSHWMNMKTILDALVQQGHEVTVLRSSASIVIGSNNESGIKFETFHTSYRKDEIENFFMHWFSRMINNMSIDSNWEHFSVTKIVILKYSDICEAICKEVILNKKLMTKLQESRFDVVLADPVSPGGELLAELLKIPLVYNLRFFPGYLLQKHGGGLLLPPSYVPVIMSGLGSQMTFMERVQNLLCVLYFDFWFPKFNEKRWDQFYSEVLGRPVTFLELMGKADMWLIRSYWDLEFPRPLLPNFDFIGGLHCKPAKPLPQEMEDFVQSSGEEGVVVFSLGSMISNLTEERANVIASALAQLPQKVLWRFEGKKPDMLGSNTRLYKWIPQNDLLGHPKTKAFITHGGANGVFEAIYHGIPMVGIPLFGDQLDNIVYMKAKGAAVKLNLKTMSSADLLNALKTVINDPSYKENAMTLSRIHHDQPMKPLDRAVFWIEYVMRHKGAKHLRVAAHDLTWYQYHSLDVIGFLLACVAITTYLIVKCCLLVYRNVLGAGKKKKRD; via the exons ATGGGAGAGGAAGCACTGCACTTCACCAGGATGCCTGTGAAATGCATTTcagttctgctgctgctgctacagcTGAGCTGCTGCTTCAGCTCTGGGAGTTGTGGGAAGGTGCTGGTGTGGCCTATGGAATTCAGTCACTGGATGAATATGAAGACAATCCTGGATGCACTTGTCCAGCAAGGCCATGAAGTCACTGTCCTGAGATCTTCAGCTTCTATTGTAATTGGTTCCAACAATGAATCGGGAATTAAATTTGAAACTTTCCATACATCCTACAGGAAAGATGAAATCGAGAATTTTTTCATGCATTGGTTCTCTAGAATGATAAATAATATGTCAATAGATAGTAATTGGGAACACTTTTCAGTAAcgaaaatagttattttaaaatattctgacaTTTGTGAAGCTATCTGCAAAGAAGTCATTTTGAACAAGAAACTCATGACAAAGCTGCAGGAATCAAGATTTGATGTTGTTCTTGCAGATCCTGTTAGTCCTGGTGGTGAGCTGCTGGCTGAGCTACTTAAAATACCCCTCGTGTACAATCTCCGCTTCTTTCCTGGCTACTTATTGCAAAAGCATGGTGGAGGACTCTTACTGCCTCCTTCCTATGTTCCTGTTATTATGTCTGGTCTAGGCAGTCAAATGACATTCATGGAGAGGGTGCAAAATCTGCTATGCGTGCTTTACTTTGACTTTTGGTTCCCAAAATTTAATGAGAAGCGATGGGATCAATTTTACAGTGAAGTACTGG GAAGACCTGTTACGTTCTTGGAGCTAATGGGGAAAGCTGACATGTGGCTCATTCGAAGCTACTGGGACTTGGAGTTTCCTCGGCCACTTTTACCAAACTTTGATTTCATCGGAGGGCTCCACTGCAAACCTGCCAAACCTCTGCCTCAG gagatggaagactttgtGCAGAGCTCTGGAGAAGAGGGAGTGGTGGTGTTTTCCCTGGGGTCCATGATCAGTAACCTGACTGAAGAAAGGGCCAATGTGATTGCATCAGCTCTTGCCCAGCTGCCACAAAAG GTTCTTTGGCGATTTGAAGGCAAGAAACCAGACATGTTAGGATCCAACACCCGGCTCTATAAGTGGATCCCCCAGAATGACCTTCTTG GTCATCCAAAAACCAAGGCTTTTATAACTCATGGTGGAGCCAATGGTGTCTTCGAGGCAATCTACCATGGCATTCCCATGGTGGGCATTCCTTTGTTTGGAGATCAACTTGATAACATTGTCTACATGAAGGCCAAGGGAGCAGCTGTTAAGTTGAACTTGAAAACAATGTCCAGTGCAGATTTGCTCAATGCCTTGAAGACAGTCATTAATGACCCTTC CTATAAGGAGAACGCCATGACGTTATCAAGAATTCACCACGATCAGCCCATGAAGCCGCTGGACCGAGCAGTCTTCTGGATCGAGTACGTCATGCGCCACAAAGGAGCCAAACATCTCCGGGTTGCAGCCCATGACCTCACCTGGTACCAGTACCACTCTCTGgatgtgattgggttcctgctggccTGTGTGGCAATCACTACTTACCTTATCGTGAAATGTTGCCTTCTTGTTTATCGAAATGTTCTTGgggcaggaaagaagaaaaagagagattag